The genomic region AATTTTCAATGGTTTTTCTGTGTCTTTCCGTGTGATTCTGTGGCATAAATATACTTACCAATACTCCCATAATCCCAGACAGCAAAAATGCGGGTGGCAATTCGCTTAGTTGTGAGAAGAATTCTCCAACACCTGGCCAATGCGGCGCCCAAAAATTGAAAATAGGTATACAAACAAATCCTGTAATCATCGCTGCAATTGCACCGTTGGCAGTCATTCCCCGCCAAAAAAGAGACAGAATAATGGTTGGGCAAAATGTGGCTGCGATACCACCCCAGCCAAAAATGACAAACCAGAAAATCGTTCCTCCTTTAGTGAGCCAGGCAACAAATAAAGCAATACATAGGGCGATAAGGGCAATAGCAATAGTGACTTTACGGCTTAATCCAACCAATTCATCGTCTTTAAGATTTGGATGGCGAACTTTCTGGTAATAATCGCGAACTGCAGCACTGCTAGCTACGAGAAGTAAAGAGTCGACTGTCGACATTATTGCAGACAATACAATTGCGATATATAATCCCACCAAAAACATGGGCAGCAGTGAATCTACAAGCATAGGTAATACGGCTTCAGCATTTTCTCCCAACACAGATTCGAGAGTATCATTAGGACCTGTTAGTAGCGACCTACCCACAATGCCTGTTAATACCGCCCCGGAATCTGCGAATAAAGTCCAAAGAATTGCGACCACTGTCCCTTTAGGAATTTCTTTTTCTTCCTTTAGGGCGATAAACCTGACGAAGATTTGCGGAGAACCCATGAATCCTAAGCCTATTAAAGCCAATGAAAAAATAGAAGCAATATTGATGATACTCCAACCGCCAGCTCCTGTGATGGTCATTAATGCCGGATCAATGGAATTCAGGGAAGTTGTTAAAGATGACCAGCCTCCTATTGAAACTAAACCAAAAACCGGAAGAAAGACAAGGCCAAGAATCATTAACGAGCCTTGGAAAACATCGGACCATGCTACAGCCAGAAAACCGCCAGCTACGCTATAAACCAACACAACGCCAAATCCAATGATAGCGCCTAAATAAAAATTCCAGTCTAAAAAACTGTTGAATGCTTTCCCGGTGGCGAATATTTGGGCGCTTACATAAATAGTTACAAAAATCACCAATGTCGCAGCTGAAACCAACCGAAGATGGTGACTTTTGTCTCGAAATCTCGATTCCAGGTAATCCGGAATGGTGATGGAATCGTATTCATCGGTTAATCGTTTGAACCGGCGAGCCATAAAAATCCAGGCAAATGCAACTCCCAGTACTTCTCCCAAAACGACCCAAAAAGCTTTTAATCCAACCGCAGCTCCCATGCCTGTTAATCCAAGCAAAAGCCATGCAGATTCCCCGGTTGCCCTTGCAGAAAAAGCAACTGTCAGGAACCCAAGTTTTTTGCCGGCAGCAAAATAATCTCGGAGATTTTTCATCCGGCGGGATGCAAGAAAGCCTATCCCAATTAAGACTGCTAGGTACAAAAGAACAATACTGAGCTTTATCAACATAGATTCAATTCCTTCTCAAAGAGTGTCAACCTTCAAATGCTTGATCGGTTAAATCAAGACCCCGGTCTATAATTTCAAATCCTTCGAGTAACTGCTTTTCGGTGATGCAAAGCGGGGGATTACACATGAAGCTGGCCCAGCGCAAGAAAGTGAACAATCCTTCCTCGCGGAAAAAATTTGCTAACTTTTTCATAGGTTCGGAAGTTCCGTTGTACGGCGCTATTAACTCACCGCTAGCGTTTTTCTGGATGTCGATCATACCAAAAAGACCGATGCATCTGCCTTCTTTGACGCTGGGATGTTTTCGTGTGAGACGATCCATTTCATCACGCATGATTTTTCCCAACCTGGCTGCATTTTCTGCTAAATCTTCCTCCTGTATGACTTCAATAACAGCCATAGCAGTATTCAATGCTAATGGATGGGAGTTATAGGTTAATCCACCCCAAAAAACATTCTTCCGAAAATGATCTGCAATTGCATCGCTTACACCGACACAACCCAGTGGTATATATGCACTCGTCAATCCTTTTGCCATCGTTACAATATCTGGTATTATCCCAAAATGTTCAAATGCAAACATCTTACCTGTTCTGCCAAAACCGCTCATAATCTCATCGCATATCAAAAGG from candidate division KSB1 bacterium harbors:
- a CDS encoding sodium/proline symporter; this translates as MLIKLSIVLLYLAVLIGIGFLASRRMKNLRDYFAAGKKLGFLTVAFSARATGESAWLLLGLTGMGAAVGLKAFWVVLGEVLGVAFAWIFMARRFKRLTDEYDSITIPDYLESRFRDKSHHLRLVSAATLVIFVTIYVSAQIFATGKAFNSFLDWNFYLGAIIGFGVVLVYSVAGGFLAVAWSDVFQGSLMILGLVFLPVFGLVSIGGWSSLTTSLNSIDPALMTITGAGGWSIINIASIFSLALIGLGFMGSPQIFVRFIALKEEKEIPKGTVVAILWTLFADSGAVLTGIVGRSLLTGPNDTLESVLGENAEAVLPMLVDSLLPMFLVGLYIAIVLSAIMSTVDSLLLVASSAAVRDYYQKVRHPNLKDDELVGLSRKVTIAIALIALCIALFVAWLTKGGTIFWFVIFGWGGIAATFCPTIILSLFWRGMTANGAIAAMITGFVCIPIFNFWAPHWPGVGEFFSQLSELPPAFLLSGIMGVLVSIFMPQNHTERHRKTIEN